Proteins encoded together in one Synechococcus sp. A15-62 window:
- a CDS encoding alpha/beta fold hydrolase, whose protein sequence is MARLRTHLAALAFGISLALSGGPASALERFVLRLPFLETEITINFADGESAEQLIQASPDLQDLELASGGKLLPLLRQVFLTPLPLETKALLAGSTGQPLLEQALYAATQVVDLEGVELDESGRMLTEALIRAERRGQPNILGFLRELPGEQASIDLSRLAEVANRLKTNLEEGVALARSVEAASVTNALREPLRPSWSREVVQVSVPHRPKPMRVLMLQPAAPGNGRLVVISHGLWDDPESFEGWGEVLAAHGYTVLLPDHPGSDLNQQKAMLAGDAPPPGPEELRLRPLDVSALLDAVSSGRLLPGATLNTDAVAVVGHSWGATTTLQLAGGVPVDSRLKARCNDLKDSERNISWVLQCSWLSGVNQAAVADPRVKVVVAVSPPLRLLFDGSRLESRPAKMLLISGTRDWVVPSGPEAIAPMRETKAVRLGHRLVLVQGADHFSLRSFQGEPTPAQVGPVILGWINEQLELEGAFTFSAGGWGDQQGSLVDVSDRL, encoded by the coding sequence ATGGCTCGACTTCGCACCCACCTGGCGGCCCTGGCTTTTGGCATTTCACTGGCCTTGAGTGGGGGTCCCGCTTCAGCCTTGGAGCGGTTCGTCTTGCGTCTGCCGTTTCTGGAGACGGAGATCACGATCAATTTTGCTGACGGTGAGTCCGCTGAACAATTGATCCAGGCCAGTCCGGATCTGCAGGATCTGGAATTGGCCAGTGGTGGCAAGTTGTTGCCGCTGCTGCGCCAGGTGTTCCTTACGCCACTGCCCCTGGAGACCAAGGCCCTGCTGGCGGGATCGACCGGTCAGCCGCTGCTGGAGCAGGCCCTTTATGCGGCGACGCAGGTGGTGGATCTTGAGGGGGTGGAGCTGGACGAAAGCGGACGGATGCTGACCGAGGCCCTGATTCGCGCTGAACGCCGGGGGCAACCCAACATTCTTGGCTTTTTGAGGGAGTTGCCGGGAGAGCAGGCGTCGATCGATCTGTCGCGCCTCGCTGAGGTGGCCAACCGGCTTAAGACCAACCTTGAGGAGGGGGTTGCCCTGGCCCGTTCCGTTGAGGCCGCATCTGTGACGAACGCTCTGCGGGAGCCTCTGCGGCCCAGCTGGTCCCGTGAGGTTGTTCAGGTGTCCGTGCCCCATCGGCCGAAACCCATGCGGGTTCTCATGCTTCAGCCTGCAGCCCCTGGGAATGGTCGTTTGGTGGTGATCTCCCATGGGCTCTGGGACGATCCGGAGTCGTTTGAAGGGTGGGGTGAGGTGCTGGCTGCCCATGGCTACACCGTGCTGCTTCCCGACCATCCCGGCAGCGATCTCAATCAGCAGAAGGCGATGCTCGCTGGTGACGCGCCGCCGCCGGGGCCTGAAGAATTGAGGCTTCGACCCCTTGATGTGTCCGCTTTGTTGGATGCGGTCAGTTCAGGGCGTCTTCTGCCGGGCGCCACGTTGAACACCGACGCCGTTGCGGTGGTGGGCCACTCCTGGGGAGCCACCACCACGCTCCAGCTGGCCGGTGGGGTTCCTGTTGATTCCAGACTCAAAGCCCGTTGCAACGACCTCAAGGATTCGGAGCGAAACATCAGTTGGGTGCTGCAGTGCAGTTGGCTGTCAGGGGTGAACCAAGCCGCTGTTGCTGATCCAAGGGTCAAAGTTGTTGTGGCCGTCAGTCCGCCCTTGCGTCTGTTGTTTGACGGCAGTCGCTTGGAGAGCCGTCCGGCCAAGATGCTGCTGATCAGCGGTACCCGCGACTGGGTGGTGCCTTCGGGTCCGGAAGCGATCGCTCCGATGCGTGAGACCAAGGCCGTGCGGTTGGGTCACCGCTTGGTGTTGGTGCAGGGTGCGGACCACTTCAGCCTTCGTAGTTTTCAAGGTGAGCCGACTCCGGCACAGGTTGGGCCAGTCATCCTTGGCTGGATCAACGAGCAGCTTGAGCTGGAAGGCGCCTTCACCTTCTCTGCGGGTGGTTGGGGTGATCAGCAAGGCAGCCTTGTCGATGTCAGCGACCGCCTCTGA
- the uvrA gene encoding excinuclease ABC subunit UvrA, which translates to MARAAAKIADSAGPLATQDDVIRVRGARQHNLKNVDVTIPRNKLVVFTGVSGSGKSSLAFDTIFAEGQRRYVESLSAYARQFLGQVDKPDVDAIEGLSPAISIDQKSTSHNPRSTVGTVTEIQDYLRLLFGRAGEPHCPKCGRSIKPQSIDEMVDQILLLPEGTRYQLLAPVVRGKKGTHTKLISGLAAEGFARVRINGEVRELADNIELDKNHSHNIEVVVDRLVAREGIQERLTDSLRTALKRGDGLALVEVVPKKGEELPEGVERERLYSENFACPVHGAVMEELSPRLFSFNSPYGACEACHGIGHLRKFTVDRVIPDPTQPVYSAVAPWAEKDNSYYFSLLYSVGEAFGFEIKTPWNELTDEQRDVLLNGSREPILIQADSRYRKGQGGYTRPFEGILPILERQLRDASGEAQRQKLEKYLELVPCEACGGQRLRPEALAVKVGPYRIPELTAVSVGQTLERIEKLMGVGAYEGSEPLLNARQIQIGDLVLREIRLRLKFLLDVGLDYLSLDRPAMTLSGGEAQRIRLATQIGAGLTGVLYVLDEPSIGLHQRDNDRLLNTLVRLRDLGNTLVVVEHDEDTIRAADHVVDIGPGAGVHGGHIVAEGSFDDLVASSESLTGAYLSGRRSIPTPAERRQSGSRSLRLIDCNRNNLKNVSVEFPLGRLVSVTGVSGSGKSTLVNELLHPALENGLGLKVPFPQGLGELRGLKSIDKVIVIDQSPIGRTPRSNPATYTGAFDPIRQVFAATVEAKARGYQVGQFSFNVKGGRCEACRGQGVNVIEMNFLPDVYVQCDVCKGARFNRETLQVKYKGHTIADVLQMTVEQAAEVFDAIPQAADRLRTLVDVGLGYVKLGQPAPTLSGGEAQRVKLATELSRRATGKTLYLIDEPTTGLSFYDVHKLMDVMQRLVDKGNSIICIEHNLDVIRCSDWIIDLGPEGGDKGGEILVTGTPEEVAQHPTSHTGRYLARVLEQHPPELPVPLAA; encoded by the coding sequence TGTCGGCCTATGCCCGCCAGTTTCTCGGGCAGGTGGACAAGCCCGATGTCGATGCCATCGAGGGGCTGTCTCCGGCGATTTCGATTGATCAGAAATCCACCAGTCACAACCCCCGTTCCACGGTGGGCACTGTCACGGAGATTCAGGACTATCTCCGTCTGCTGTTCGGCCGTGCCGGCGAGCCCCACTGCCCCAAGTGTGGCCGTTCGATCAAGCCGCAGAGCATCGACGAAATGGTCGATCAGATCCTGCTGTTGCCGGAGGGAACCCGCTATCAGTTGTTGGCGCCGGTGGTGCGCGGCAAGAAGGGCACCCACACCAAGTTGATCAGTGGTTTGGCGGCGGAAGGTTTCGCTCGGGTGCGCATCAACGGTGAGGTGCGCGAGCTGGCCGACAACATTGAGCTCGACAAGAACCACAGCCACAACATTGAGGTGGTGGTCGATCGTCTTGTGGCCCGTGAGGGGATCCAGGAACGGCTGACCGATTCGTTGCGAACGGCCCTCAAACGCGGCGATGGTCTGGCATTGGTGGAGGTGGTGCCCAAGAAGGGGGAGGAGCTCCCCGAGGGCGTTGAGCGGGAGCGTCTCTACTCAGAGAACTTCGCCTGCCCCGTGCACGGGGCTGTGATGGAGGAGCTGTCACCGCGGCTGTTTTCGTTCAACAGCCCTTACGGCGCCTGTGAGGCGTGCCATGGCATCGGCCATCTGCGCAAATTCACCGTGGACCGTGTGATTCCGGACCCAACGCAGCCGGTGTATTCCGCGGTCGCTCCCTGGGCCGAGAAAGACAACAGCTACTACTTCTCTCTGCTGTATTCAGTGGGTGAAGCCTTCGGCTTTGAGATCAAGACCCCATGGAATGAACTCACGGATGAACAGCGGGATGTGCTGCTCAACGGGAGCCGCGAACCGATTCTGATCCAGGCCGACAGCCGCTATCGCAAGGGGCAAGGGGGATACACCCGGCCCTTCGAAGGCATTCTTCCGATCCTCGAGCGGCAGCTCCGCGATGCCAGTGGTGAAGCCCAGCGTCAGAAGTTGGAGAAGTATCTCGAGCTGGTTCCCTGTGAAGCCTGTGGCGGACAGCGGCTCCGCCCTGAAGCCCTGGCGGTGAAAGTGGGGCCGTACCGGATTCCAGAACTTACGGCCGTCAGCGTCGGTCAGACCCTGGAACGGATCGAAAAACTGATGGGTGTGGGCGCCTACGAGGGTTCAGAGCCCTTGCTGAATGCCCGTCAGATTCAGATCGGTGATCTGGTGCTCAGGGAAATCCGCTTGCGTCTGAAATTCCTGCTTGATGTTGGTCTCGACTACCTGAGCCTTGATCGACCGGCGATGACGCTCTCCGGCGGTGAAGCCCAGCGCATCCGTCTCGCAACCCAGATCGGTGCTGGTCTCACTGGGGTGCTGTACGTGCTCGATGAGCCAAGCATCGGCCTGCATCAGCGGGATAACGACCGTCTCCTGAACACCCTGGTGCGGCTCAGGGATCTTGGAAACACCCTGGTGGTGGTGGAACACGATGAAGACACCATCCGTGCTGCCGATCACGTGGTGGACATCGGCCCTGGTGCCGGCGTCCATGGGGGCCACATCGTGGCGGAGGGAAGTTTCGATGATCTGGTGGCGAGCAGTGAATCGCTCACCGGCGCTTACCTGAGTGGCCGTCGCTCGATTCCAACGCCGGCTGAACGTCGCCAGAGCGGTTCGCGCTCGCTAAGGTTGATTGATTGCAACCGCAACAACCTCAAGAACGTTTCGGTTGAGTTTCCCTTAGGTCGGTTGGTGTCCGTCACCGGGGTGAGCGGCAGTGGCAAGAGCACCCTGGTGAATGAGCTCCTGCATCCCGCCCTGGAGAACGGACTGGGTCTCAAGGTGCCCTTTCCGCAGGGTCTGGGTGAACTGCGGGGGTTGAAGTCGATCGACAAGGTGATCGTGATCGACCAGAGCCCGATTGGACGCACGCCCCGCTCCAATCCAGCCACCTACACCGGTGCTTTTGATCCGATCCGTCAGGTGTTCGCCGCCACGGTGGAGGCCAAGGCCCGCGGTTATCAGGTGGGGCAATTCAGTTTCAACGTCAAGGGTGGCCGCTGTGAGGCCTGCCGTGGTCAGGGCGTGAACGTGATTGAGATGAACTTCTTGCCGGATGTGTACGTCCAGTGCGATGTCTGCAAGGGCGCCCGCTTCAACCGCGAAACCCTGCAGGTGAAATACAAGGGCCACACCATCGCGGATGTGCTGCAAATGACGGTGGAGCAGGCCGCTGAGGTGTTTGATGCGATTCCTCAGGCAGCAGATCGCTTGCGTACCTTGGTGGATGTGGGCCTGGGCTACGTGAAGCTCGGCCAGCCGGCGCCCACTCTTTCGGGGGGTGAGGCCCAGCGGGTGAAGCTCGCAACGGAGCTGTCACGGCGGGCCACTGGCAAGACTCTTTATCTGATTGATGAGCCCACCACTGGCCTCAGCTTCTACGACGTGCACAAGCTGATGGATGTGATGCAGCGTTTGGTGGACAAGGGCAATTCGATCATCTGCATCGAGCACAATCTTGACGTGATCCGTTGCAGCGACTGGATCATCGATCTCGGTCCCGAAGGCGGTGACAAGGGTGGTGAGATCCTGGTCACCGGCACTCCAGAGGAAGTCGCCCAGCACCCCACCAGTCACACCGGCCGCTACCTGGCTCGAGTTTTGGAGCAACATCCCCCAGAACTTCCCGTTCCATTGGCGGCTTGA
- a CDS encoding HAD family hydrolase → MGIRLLHLHLHGLFRSHELELGRDADTGGQTLYVLELVRSLAQRAEVEQVDVVTRLIQDRRVDLDYSQRVEDIAPGARILRFPFGPKRYLRKELLWPHLEELADQLVEHLSQPGQRVDWIHAHYADAGLVGALVSQRLGIPLVFTGHSLGREKQRRLLAGGLDRSQLEQTYAISRRIDAEERALAQADLVITSTRQEADQQYSRYGHFQADQAEVVPPGVDASRFHPHGSSQEGSALQSLLQPFLREPERPPLLAISRAVRRKNIPALVEAFGQSPVLRQRHNLVLVLGCRDDPRQLEKQQRDVLQQVFDLVDRFDLYGQVAYPKQHSRAQIPALYRWAARRGGLFVNPALTEPFGLTLLEAAACGLPMVATDDGGPRDIQHRCDNGLLADVTDPGALQEALELAGSDRSLWRRWSDNGVEAISRHFSWDAHVCHYLALMRQKVRVSSVRAMSVVRRPSPVSRLLALDLDSCLELPEERSLAHLRDRLHAESFAASTGLVILTGRSLDQARQRYRELHLPDPKAWICRAGTEIHHTSDRAEDPVWAQRISQAWDREAVLAAMGQLKEHIQLQDPDHQSPFKVSYLLRASNRGLIGLARQCLRRHGLQAEPQLRCHWFLDVLPQRASRSEAIRFLAQSWQLPLQQVLVVASQQGDGELLDGLPATVVPADHDPCLLGQRTQQRVYVSKRPSVGAVLDGLTHFRFSASR, encoded by the coding sequence ATGGGGATCCGGTTGTTGCATCTGCACCTTCACGGTCTGTTTCGTTCCCATGAACTCGAACTGGGCCGGGATGCTGATACCGGTGGTCAGACGTTGTATGTGCTGGAGCTCGTGCGCAGCCTGGCTCAGCGGGCTGAGGTGGAGCAGGTGGATGTGGTCACCCGGCTGATTCAGGACCGACGGGTTGATCTCGATTACAGCCAACGGGTTGAAGATATTGCTCCAGGAGCCCGCATCCTGCGCTTTCCCTTTGGTCCGAAGCGTTATCTGCGCAAGGAGCTGCTTTGGCCCCATCTCGAGGAGTTGGCTGATCAGCTGGTGGAACATCTGAGCCAGCCCGGCCAGAGGGTGGATTGGATTCATGCGCACTATGCCGATGCCGGTCTGGTGGGTGCTTTGGTCAGTCAGCGGCTGGGGATTCCGCTTGTCTTCACCGGCCATTCCCTCGGTCGGGAAAAACAGCGACGTCTCCTGGCCGGTGGCCTCGATCGGTCTCAACTTGAGCAGACCTATGCCATCAGTCGCCGCATTGATGCCGAAGAGCGTGCCTTAGCCCAGGCGGATCTGGTGATCACCAGCACCCGTCAGGAGGCGGATCAGCAGTACTCCCGCTACGGCCACTTTCAGGCGGATCAGGCGGAGGTGGTGCCCCCAGGTGTCGATGCTTCCCGCTTCCATCCCCACGGTTCATCGCAGGAAGGCTCCGCGCTGCAAAGCCTGTTGCAGCCTTTCCTCAGGGAGCCGGAGCGTCCGCCTCTGCTGGCGATTTCCCGTGCGGTGCGGCGCAAGAACATTCCCGCGCTGGTGGAAGCCTTTGGCCAGTCGCCGGTGCTGCGGCAGCGCCACAACCTGGTGCTGGTGCTGGGCTGTCGGGATGACCCGCGTCAGCTCGAGAAGCAGCAGCGCGATGTGCTTCAGCAGGTGTTCGATCTGGTGGATCGGTTTGATCTCTATGGCCAGGTGGCTTATCCCAAACAACACAGTCGTGCTCAGATTCCCGCTTTGTACCGCTGGGCGGCGCGCCGTGGAGGGCTGTTTGTGAATCCGGCGTTGACCGAACCTTTCGGACTCACTCTTCTGGAGGCCGCGGCCTGTGGTTTGCCGATGGTGGCCACCGACGATGGCGGTCCAAGGGACATCCAACACCGTTGTGACAACGGTCTTCTGGCGGACGTCACCGATCCTGGTGCACTTCAGGAGGCCTTGGAATTGGCCGGCAGTGATCGCTCCCTTTGGCGTCGTTGGAGTGACAACGGGGTTGAGGCCATCAGTCGTCACTTCAGCTGGGATGCCCATGTGTGTCACTACCTCGCCCTGATGCGGCAGAAGGTCCGCGTTTCATCTGTTCGGGCCATGTCGGTGGTGCGGCGGCCCAGCCCTGTCTCCAGACTGTTGGCGTTGGATCTCGACAGCTGCTTGGAGCTGCCGGAGGAACGCTCCCTTGCTCATCTGCGTGATCGGCTTCACGCTGAATCCTTTGCGGCTTCGACAGGGTTGGTGATCCTCACGGGGCGGTCGTTGGACCAGGCGCGTCAGCGCTACCGGGAGTTGCATCTTCCCGACCCCAAGGCCTGGATCTGCCGGGCTGGAACCGAGATTCACCACACCTCGGATCGCGCGGAAGATCCCGTATGGGCGCAGCGCATCAGCCAAGCCTGGGATCGCGAGGCTGTTCTCGCAGCGATGGGGCAACTCAAGGAACACATTCAGCTTCAGGACCCTGATCACCAGAGTCCCTTCAAGGTCAGTTACCTGTTGCGTGCCTCCAACCGCGGTCTGATTGGTTTGGCCCGTCAGTGCTTGCGCCGACATGGTCTGCAGGCGGAACCCCAGCTCCGTTGCCACTGGTTCCTGGATGTTCTGCCCCAGCGTGCGTCCCGCAGTGAAGCCATTCGTTTTCTGGCCCAGTCTTGGCAGCTCCCCCTGCAGCAGGTTCTGGTGGTGGCTAGCCAGCAGGGGGATGGAGAGTTGCTGGATGGGTTGCCCGCCACGGTGGTTCCTGCGGATCACGATCCCTGCCTGTTGGGTCAACGGACCCAGCAGCGGGTGTACGTGTCGAAACGCCCCAGTGTTGGAGCCGTGCTGGATGGCTTAACCCACTTTCGGTTTTCAGCCAGCCGTTGA